The Methylocaldum marinum genome includes the window GTTTGCAATGTGCGCGTGCCTTGATCATCTGCTTGACGACTGTACTTTCGGAGATCTGGAGCCGGGCCGCGATTTCGGCGTAGCTGAGGTGGCGGAATTTATGCAGGATAAAGACTTCCCGGCACCGGGGCGGCAATTCCCTCAGCGCCTGTTTGAGCAGGTCGATCTGCTGACGGGAAAAAACCATGGCTTCCATGTCCGGTGCCGGATCGTGAACTTCGAGCGCGTCGTCTTCCAACGCCGCGAAATCGAACCGGCGTTGCCGGTGGCGGAGGTGGTCTACGATCAGGTTGGCGGAAATTCGGTAGAGGTACCCTAGCGGGTTTTCAATGGGGCGTTCCGGAACCGCCTCCGCCATGCGCAAAAAAGCGTTCTGGACCAGGTCCTCGGCGTCCTGGACGTCCATGCGTCGGTTGACAAAGCCGAGCAGGCTATCGGCATTGTCCC containing:
- a CDS encoding RNA polymerase sigma factor, which gives rise to MTRRQHTILEQLYRDNADSLLGFVNRRMDVQDAEDLVQNAFLRMAEAVPERPIENPLGYLYRISANLIVDHLRHRQRRFDFAALEDDALEVHDPAPDMEAMVFSRQQIDLLKQALRELPPRCREVFILHKFRHLSYAEIAARLQISESTVVKQMIKARAHCKRQVYGKEEKEE